The Epinephelus lanceolatus isolate andai-2023 chromosome 21, ASM4190304v1, whole genome shotgun sequence genome has a segment encoding these proteins:
- the ndr2 gene encoding nodal-related 2 → MRSLGAVAAALHASLLVLLAQGTHRSRDGVYTRAQERFSLMERSAGYHLPTYMMHLYRNFKYNFSRPLDTMEQDAAKQADTVKSVMAKSLTYRQRRWIATFDLHALLADKQIQAAELRIRLPRTPSASNITVEVYHQHGQACHVHKSCQEQQLVGLLTESSLVTSSQNWKVFNMTKPLSSWLRQKSVTARIRYKRVSRRRGAVKTKSGLSLPDQPVHVVSPRGEQDMRDRALLVIFSQTGSDENSKVKASLLHTAEQSKFLSPAEIKKARWPKRRRSKRGQKEQTVRSPQASKKGNEKSLCRRVDLQVDFNQIGWGSWIIFPKKYNAFRCEGSCPSPLGEDLNPTNHAYMQSLLKHFHPDRVAAPCCAPTKMSPLSMLYYENGEMLLRHHEDMIVDECGCQ, encoded by the exons ATGCGATCATTGGGAGCTGTGGCTGCTGCGCTGCACGCATCTCTGCTGGTGTTGCTGGCCCAGGGGACGCACAGATCCAGGGATGGAGTTTACACCAGGGCGCAGGAGCGGTTTTCCCTCATGGAGCGATCGGCCGGGTACCACCTGCCTACCTACATGATGCATCTCTACAGGAATTTCAAGTACAACTTTTCCAGGCCTTTGGATACTATGGAGCAGGATGCCGCAAAGCAAGCAGACACCGTGAAGAGTGTGATGGCCAAAA GTTTGACATACAGACAGAGGCGCTGGATtgcgacctttgacctccacGCCCTGCTGGCTGACAAACAGATCCAGGCGGCAGAGCTGAGGATCAGGCTCCCTCGGACACCCAGTGCTTCCAACATCACCGTGGAGGTCTATCACCAGCACGGCCAGGCATGCCATGTGCACAAGAGCTGCCAGGAGCAGCAGCTGGTGGGGCTGCTCACTGAATCATCGCTGGTCACATCATCACAGAACTGGAAAGTGTTCAACATGACAAAACCTCTCTCGAGCTGGCTCAGACAAAAATCGGTGACGGCCAGAATTCGATACAAAAGAGTGTCGAGAAGACGAGGGGCAGTAAAGACAAAGAGTGGCCTGTCGCTTCCCGATCAGCCTGTTCACGTAGTGAGCCCGAGAGGAGAGCAGGACATGAGGGACCGGGCCTTGTTGGTCATCTTCTCACAAACTGGCTCCGATGAGAACTCAAAGGTCAAAGCGAGCTTACTCCACACAGCTGAACAATCCAAGTTCTTGTCCCCTGCTGAAATCAAAAAGGCCCGCTGGCCGAAGAGGCGCAGGAGCAAACGGGGCCAGAAAGAACAAACTGTGAGAAGCCCGCAGGCGTCCAAAAAAGGGAATGAAAAATCTCTCTGTCGCAGAGTCGACTTGCAGGTAGACTTTAATCAAATTGGCTGGGGGTCCTGGATCATCTTCCCTAAAAAATATAACGCTTTCCGCTGCGAGGGCTCCTGCCCCAGTCCCCTGGGAGAAGACCTGAATCCAACAAATCATGCTTACATGCAG AGTTTACTGAAACATTTCCACCCAGACAGAGTGGCAGCGCCCTGCTGTGCCCCGACCAAAATGAGCCCGTTAAGCATGCTGTACTATGAAAACGGAGAGATGCTCCTTCGACATCATGAAGACATGATTGTGGATGAATGTGGCTGCCAGTGA